The Streptomyces sp. NBC_01268 genome window below encodes:
- a CDS encoding DUF2017 domain-containing protein: MAGRFEVLPGGGAAIALDEVEISILRSLAVQLMELIGPGDEPVEGEDPLAALFAEGPSEPPSDPALRRLFPDAYGDDSEELRQAAADFRRYTENDMRTRKREDALAMVRSLDSLAADAAGESGAVLKLTLDQSRAWLGTLNDLRLTIGTRLEVTDDDESEQLYRLPDSDPRKPMVMAYLWLGALQESLVETLLP, translated from the coding sequence ATGGCCGGCCGCTTCGAGGTGCTCCCCGGCGGCGGTGCCGCCATCGCGCTCGACGAGGTCGAGATCTCCATCCTCCGCTCGCTGGCCGTCCAGCTCATGGAGCTGATCGGTCCGGGCGACGAGCCGGTCGAGGGCGAGGACCCGCTGGCCGCGCTCTTCGCCGAGGGGCCGAGCGAGCCGCCGTCCGACCCGGCGCTGCGCCGGCTCTTCCCGGACGCGTACGGGGACGACAGCGAAGAGCTGCGCCAGGCCGCCGCCGACTTCCGGCGGTACACCGAGAACGACATGCGCACCCGCAAGCGCGAGGACGCGCTGGCCATGGTCCGCAGCCTCGACTCGCTCGCCGCCGACGCGGCCGGCGAGAGCGGCGCGGTCCTCAAGCTGACCCTCGACCAGTCCCGGGCCTGGCTCGGCACGCTCAACGACCTGCGGCTGACCATCGGCACCCGTCTGGAGGTCACGGACGACGACGAGAGCGAGCAGCTCTACCGGCTGCCAGACTCCGACCCGCGCAAGCCGATGGTGATGGCCTATCTGTGGCTCGGGGCGCTCCAGGAGTCGCTCGTCGAGACGCTGCTGCCGTAG
- the clpS gene encoding ATP-dependent Clp protease adapter ClpS yields MSVAPIEIERTESAEEVSAVVEPDVPWVTLVHNDPVNLMSYVTYVFQAYFGYSKDKAHKLMLDVHNKGRAVVSSGTREEMERDVQAMHGYGLWATLTQDRG; encoded by the coding sequence GTGAGCGTTGCGCCTATCGAGATCGAACGGACCGAATCGGCCGAGGAGGTCTCCGCCGTCGTCGAACCCGACGTGCCCTGGGTGACCCTCGTGCACAACGACCCGGTCAACCTGATGAGCTATGTCACCTACGTCTTCCAGGCGTACTTCGGCTACTCCAAGGACAAGGCGCACAAGCTGATGCTCGACGTGCACAACAAGGGCCGCGCGGTGGTCTCCAGCGGCACCCGCGAGGAGATGGAACGGGACGTGCAGGCGATGCACGGCTACGGCCTGTGGGCGACCCTCACCCAGGACCGCGGCTGA
- a CDS encoding nicotinate phosphoribosyltransferase: protein MNAADLGLPVDVPSTALFTDQYELTMLQAALRAGTADRRSVFEVFTRRLPEGRRYGVVAGIGRVLDAVENFRFDADVLGFLRERGIVDEPTLQWLAGYRFSGDVWGYPEGEVYFPGSPLLRVEGSFAECVLLETVILSILNHDSAIAAAASRMSAAAGGRRLIEMGARRTHELAAVASSRAAYVGGFDSTSDLAAGFRYGIPTVGTSAHAFTLLHDSERDAFRAQVDSLGSGTTLLVDTYDVAEAVRTAVEVAGTGLGAVRIDSGDLLLVAHRVRAQLDELGARDTKIVVTSDLDEYAIASLAAAPVDAYGVGTQLVTGSGHPTCSMVYKLVARATSADPKAPLAPVAKKSVGGKASIGGRKWAARRTDAAGIAEAEVVGTGPVPAELVDRQLLVQLVKGGTVVAREPLEAARSRHIAARAGLPMSAIQLSRGEPVLPTEYV, encoded by the coding sequence ATGAACGCTGCGGACCTTGGGCTGCCGGTGGACGTGCCGTCGACCGCGCTCTTCACCGATCAGTACGAGCTGACGATGCTCCAGGCGGCCCTGCGGGCCGGCACCGCGGACCGCCGGTCCGTCTTCGAGGTCTTCACCCGTCGCCTGCCCGAAGGACGCCGCTACGGCGTGGTGGCGGGCATCGGGCGGGTGCTCGACGCCGTCGAGAACTTCCGCTTCGACGCGGACGTGCTCGGCTTCCTCCGCGAGCGCGGGATCGTCGACGAGCCGACCCTCCAGTGGCTCGCCGGATACCGCTTCTCCGGCGACGTCTGGGGCTACCCGGAGGGCGAGGTGTACTTCCCCGGCTCGCCGCTGCTGCGGGTCGAGGGCTCCTTCGCCGAGTGCGTGCTCCTGGAGACCGTGATCCTGTCGATCCTCAACCACGACTCCGCCATCGCGGCCGCCGCCTCCCGCATGTCGGCCGCGGCGGGCGGCCGACGGCTCATCGAGATGGGCGCCCGGCGCACCCACGAGCTCGCCGCCGTCGCCTCCTCGCGCGCCGCCTACGTGGGCGGCTTCGACTCCACCTCCGACCTGGCGGCCGGCTTCCGCTACGGCATCCCGACCGTCGGCACCTCCGCCCACGCCTTCACCCTGCTGCACGACAGCGAGCGCGACGCCTTCCGGGCGCAGGTCGACTCGCTGGGCAGCGGCACCACCCTCCTGGTCGACACCTACGACGTGGCCGAGGCCGTCCGTACCGCCGTCGAGGTCGCCGGCACCGGGCTCGGGGCGGTCCGGATCGACTCCGGCGACCTGCTGCTGGTCGCCCACCGGGTGCGGGCGCAGCTCGACGAGCTGGGTGCGCGGGACACCAAGATCGTGGTCACCTCGGACCTCGACGAGTACGCCATCGCCTCCCTCGCGGCGGCGCCGGTCGACGCGTACGGGGTGGGCACCCAGTTGGTCACCGGCAGCGGGCACCCGACCTGCTCGATGGTCTACAAGCTGGTCGCCCGGGCCACCTCGGCCGACCCCAAGGCGCCGCTGGCGCCGGTCGCCAAGAAGTCCGTGGGCGGCAAGGCCTCCATCGGCGGCCGCAAGTGGGCCGCCCGCAGGACCGACGCCGCCGGGATCGCCGAGGCCGAGGTCGTCGGCACCGGGCCGGTCCCGGCCGAGCTGGTCGACCGGCAGCTCCTGGTGCAGCTGGTGAAGGGCGGCACCGTGGTGGCCCGCGAGCCGCTGGAGGCGGCGCGCTCCCGGCACATCGCGGCCCGGGCCGGGCTGCCGATGTCCGCGATCCAGCTGTCCCGCGGCGAGCCGGTGCTGCCCACGGAGTACGTGTAA